AGATTGCAAAAGAATGGAAAAGGACAGATAACAAAGGGCGACTTTTAGCAGTTGAACTTGAGATTAAACTCAAGGAGTGGAATTAATGCCAAAGACTTACACGACAAAAGCTGGCGACCGCTGGGATTGGATAAGTTATCAATTTTACGGCACTTGTGATTTGTACAAAGAAATTCAGAAAGCTAATCCTGATCTACCTATTGATCTCATAGCTTCCCCTATCTTGCCAGCGGGCATTGAGCTTGTTATTCCAGATATTGAGACACCATCAACGCCAGAGGAACTACCGCCGTGGAAAAGATAAAAGTTCCTCTTTGGGACATGCTTTGGAATGGAAAGAATGTTACAGATTACCTGACCCCTTACGTTCTTTCCGTTACCTATGAGGACGTTTACCACGGTGAGTCAGATACGATAGAGATAACGATTGAAAACAGAGACTTGCGCTGGCTTCAAAACTGGTATCCCGAAAAGGGTGACACGGTAGTTTTGAACATTGGCTACAAGAATGAACCGCATTTGCCCTGTGGAGAATTTGAAATTGATGAGATTGAGTTTTCTGGAAGTAGAACAGGTGGGGATACCGTTCACCTTCGGGGGATAGCTGCACCGTTCAAGAAGTCAATCAGAGAGAAGAGAACTATAGCCTATGAGAACGCCGCTCTTTCAAAAGTTATTAACCTTATAGCTGATCGGAACGGCATGAACGCCGTCGTTGAGCTTGACTCTGACCCCACTTTCAAACGGATAGACCAGAAGCAAATGGCAGACCTTACTTTTTTACGCGAACTTGCAGAAAAATACAACGCCAGCGTAAAGGTGCAGGGGAATACGGTTTACTTTATCTCTAACGATAGACTAAAGGAACGGAAACCAGCTTTAACGATAGAGAGGAAGGACATTATCTCCTACTCCTTGCGGGATAAGACCCACAACATCTACAAAGGGATAATCATCACCTACCACGACCCAAAGACCAAAAAGCTCCTAAAGTATCGGGAGGACTGGACAGGCTACAAGGCAGGTGCTGATTACTTGAAGATTAACGAGAAGGTAGAGAGTTTAGAAGAGGCAAAGATAAGGGCAAGAGCTGAAAGGTATAAATACGATAGCAAAGAAAAAACAGGAAGAATAACAATGCCCGGTAATCCTCAAGTTATGGCGGGGCTTGTGGTAGCTCTGAAAGGTTTTGGCTTAATGGACGGAAATTGGCTGATAGAGAGGACAAGGCATACGATTTCAAGGACTGGTGGATGGGTTACGGAGATGGAGGTCAAGAAAATTTAATTTTCACATCTGTTTTATATCTGAATACCTGCTTTCTTTAAAAGCTATCTTGATTGAATTATTGAATAGCTTTTAGATTCTTTCG
The sequence above is a segment of the Desulfurobacterium indicum genome. Coding sequences within it:
- a CDS encoding phage late control D family protein, whose amino-acid sequence is MEKIKVPLWDMLWNGKNVTDYLTPYVLSVTYEDVYHGESDTIEITIENRDLRWLQNWYPEKGDTVVLNIGYKNEPHLPCGEFEIDEIEFSGSRTGGDTVHLRGIAAPFKKSIREKRTIAYENAALSKVINLIADRNGMNAVVELDSDPTFKRIDQKQMADLTFLRELAEKYNASVKVQGNTVYFISNDRLKERKPALTIERKDIISYSLRDKTHNIYKGIIITYHDPKTKKLLKYREDWTGYKAGADYLKINEKVESLEEAKIRARAERYKYDSKEKTGRITMPGNPQVMAGLVVALKGFGLMDGNWLIERTRHTISRTGGWVTEMEVKKI
- a CDS encoding tail protein X — encoded protein: MPKTYTTKAGDRWDWISYQFYGTCDLYKEIQKANPDLPIDLIASPILPAGIELVIPDIETPSTPEELPPWKR